The nucleotide sequence TCGTTGTTGGACAGCACGAAGCCGCGGACCTTGTCCGACTTGGACTCGGTCTCCTTGCCCGTGGGCTTGGCGATGACCTCGGTGCCGGAGCGGGCCTTCTCGGCGTCGTCGCCCTGGACGACGACGTCCTCGCCCTCCTCCGCGGAGTCATCGGCCTCATCGGCCGAGTCGAGGTCCTCTCCCGAGGCGTCCTCGTACTCGTCCGCGCTGTCCTCCGGCTCGGCCTGGGCCGCCTTGCGGCGGGTGGTCTTGGGCGCGGCCTTGGCGGCGGTCTCGTCGGACTCGGCGGCCTTGGCCGCCGTCTTGCGCGTGGTGGGCTTCTTGGCGGCGGTCTTCTTGGCCGGAGTCTTCTTGGCCGGGGCCTTCTCAGCCTCCTCCAGCGACTCGGTCTTGGCCTCCGCCTCAGCACCGGTCTCCGGAACCGAGGCCTTGGTGGCCGTGGAGCGGGACGCGGTCGACTTGGAGGCAGCCGACTTGGAGGCCGTGGACTTGGCGGCGCTCGACTTCGCCGCGGACGAGGTGGTCTTGCGCGCGGCGGTGGTCTTCTTGGCCGCAGTCGTCTTCTTGGCGGCGGACTTGGCCGGGGCTGCGCCCGTGGACTCCGCACCCGCGGTGTCGACCTCAGCGGGGTCGCTCGCGCTCGCAGCGGCAGCCGACTTGTTCTGGGCAGCAGGGGACAATGTTGACCTTTCCTCACTAGACGAAGCGCCCGACTCACCGTCAGAACGCCTATGACCCTGTCAAGCCCTCGGCTCGCACACACACACGCGCTGCCAAGGATCCTGAAGGGCCTACCGTGGGATCCAACCAGAGGTCGCTGCCTTTTGTTCCGTGAATCGCGGATGTCGCAGATCTTTTTTCTGACATCGCTGGAGCGCGCCCCACGGCTTTCGTCCGAACACCGGCAGGACCTCGGGGCTCAGCTGCGACGATGCCAGCTGCGCTGCGGATCTCCCGCCCAGCTGGGCAGCGGATGCTGGGTGCCCAGAGCGCGCAGTCGTGCCACGCCCAGGTGCCCCGGCACGGCCTCCGCAGCCAGCTCGAGCCACTGGGTCGCCCGCGTCCCCCGGGCGCGAAAGCGCTCCAGATGCGCGGTGGCCACCCACAGCCAGGCCTCGGCATCGGCACCGGCCGGCGATCCGGGCCCCGCTTCAGCGGCGCCGTGCAGCAGGTCCAGCAGCAGCTCGAGCACGCCCTCGCACTGCTCGACCCGCTCCCAGTCGGGCGTCCCGTCCCACTGGCCCTTGAGCACCTCGATCATCCAGCCGAAGTCCTCGCCGTGGCTCGACCCGTGCACCATGGCCTGCAGCTGCCACCAGGCCCTCAGGGCGCGTCCGTGCTGGCCGGTGAGCACGGACACCGCGAGCGCGTCCGATCCCAGCGGATCCGCCAGGCAGACCAGCAGCTGCGCCTGCGCGGCCGAATCCAGCGCCGAGGCCCGTTCGGCGGCCGTGCCCGGGGAGCGCTCATCGAGCAGGCGCTGCCAGGCCTCCAGGGAGTCGGCCACCTGGGGTCCGACGTCGCGGTGGAGGCACTGGGCGGCACCGGGTCCGGCCGCGCCGCGGCGCAGGCTCCATCGCCGCTGGAACTCTCGGACCAGGCCCCGGCAGTCCTCTACCCGCAGCTCGCTGCGCTCCGGCTCGGCGCGGACGGACCGAGCCGGGGCCGGCTCGTCGACCGTGCTTCCGGTGACCACCAGCGCCGTCCACACCGCGCTCGAGCGGATCTCCTGCACGTCGCGGCCGATCCGGGGCTCGGAGTCCTCCAGATCGAACCACTGCCGCGGCCCCACCTCCCAGCACCCGGCGATGCTGTGCCCGGACAGGGCCGCGGCCTCCCCCACGGCGTCGACGACCTGCTCACACTGCCGCGCGTCCAGGGAGGACCCGTCGGTGAACAGTGCCAGGTAGAGGCGGTCGCCCACCGGATCGTGCTCCAGCAGGCGGCACAGCTCGGCGATCCACTCGAGCAGCGTGAGCTCATCGGCGAGCACCCGCTCCTCGGGCAGGTCCACGCGCAGGCACGGGCCGGGCTCCGAATCGGTCGAGGTCAGCAGCACCGCCGAGCGCTTGGGCCACTGCCCCAGCGTGTGCGGCATGATCGCGAGGATGTCCGCGGCGGTGCGCGCCACGGGCGTGAACGGGTCGCGGCCGACGTCCTGCCCGGAGTCGGCGCGGGAGGAGGGAGTGGGATCGCTGTGCGCGGCGTCTGTGCTCATGGGCCCAGCGTCGCCGTCGGGGCCGGCCACCGGGTCCGGAAGCCGACGACCGTGGAGATCCCGCCCCGCGCGGCTGCGCAGACGGAGGCTGTGGAGCCCTCAGACCGCGCTGGCGCCGTACTTGCTGCGGACCCGGCGGGTGAACAGCAGGCAGAAGGCCGAGCCCCCGGCCGTCACCAGCAGCTGCGTGGCCATGGCCACTCGGAACGACGCCGGCGAGTACAGCTCGTCGGTGATCCCCAGCGCCAGCTGCAGATCCAGCGCGGCACCGATGAGGAAGATCGCGATCAGGGCCGCCACGAAGCCGCCGACATTCGCGATCCCGGTGGCGGTGCCGGCCCGGCGCACGGGGATGAACGACTGGATCACGTTGAAGGCGAGCATGGAGGCCGGCAGCGAGATCGCGATCAGCACGACCGCCGCGACCACCACCAGGAACGGCGCATGCCCGGGCCACAGCAGCAGCACGAGCCACGCGGTCGCACCCAGTCCGATGATGGTGAAGGACAGGCGCATCCGGCGATCGGGCGCACGCGAGACGATCCCGCCGAGCACGAGGCCCACGACGATGTTGGCCAGCACGAAGAACGTCATGACGAACGACGCCTCCCCCATCGACAGGCCCTGGGCGTGCTGCAGATAGGGGTAACCCCACATCAGTCCGAAGACGTTGCCGGTGAACTGGATCGTGAAGTGCAGCCAGAACGCGAGTCCGATGGAGGGATCGCGCAGGCAGCGCTGCACCTGGATGCGCACCCTGCGCAGGGTCGTGGGCCGCTCGCTGCGGGCCGAGCCCTCCGGGGAGTCGCGCAGGAAGGCCAGCACGAGGACCAGCGTCAGCACGGACAGTCCTGCCATCGACAGGAACGACGGGACCCATCCGGCCGCCGAGAGCAGCAGGCTGAACGGCACGACCGACAGCAGCTGGCCCAGGTTGCCGACCGCGCCGACTGCCATGGTGACCATGGGCGAATAGCGCAGCGAGAACCACGCCGGGACGATCTTCAGCACGCACACGAAGGTCATGGCATCGCCGGCGCCGACGAACACGCGAGCCAGAACGCCCACGCTGATCGACTCGGCCACGGCCAGGATGAGCTGTCCGACGATCATCAGCCCGGCGCCGATGGCGACCATC is from Kocuria palustris and encodes:
- a CDS encoding MFS transporter — encoded protein: MGVGVFAYMIAVAQRTSFGVASTQAADRFGAAASELSLFTMLQVLIYAGMQIPVGVLVDRLGSRRMVAIGAGLMIVGQLILAVAESISVGVLARVFVGAGDAMTFVCVLKIVPAWFSLRYSPMVTMAVGAVGNLGQLLSVVPFSLLLSAAGWVPSFLSMAGLSVLTLVLVLAFLRDSPEGSARSERPTTLRRVRIQVQRCLRDPSIGLAFWLHFTIQFTGNVFGLMWGYPYLQHAQGLSMGEASFVMTFFVLANIVVGLVLGGIVSRAPDRRMRLSFTIIGLGATAWLVLLLWPGHAPFLVVVAAVVLIAISLPASMLAFNVIQSFIPVRRAGTATGIANVGGFVAALIAIFLIGAALDLQLALGITDELYSPASFRVAMATQLLVTAGGSAFCLLFTRRVRSKYGASAV